In the genome of Pseudoliparis swirei isolate HS2019 ecotype Mariana Trench chromosome 3, NWPU_hadal_v1, whole genome shotgun sequence, one region contains:
- the zbtb21 gene encoding zinc finger and BTB domain-containing protein 21, whose product MESLVHYSNPSHALSVLGVLNEQRLRGQMCDVVLVVADQRYQAHKSVLATTSEYFQILFTRTDADSLNVVNLDFCEPDAFEIVLNYIYSSSLFVDKGSLAAIQELGYSLGIPYLTNIVSTRPHASYCVSRKRLSFSEGDEIDVQTRSVIVRRVRNDTTHPPRSNYERKASERSSSPFSAKESAMPPSEYNVYESLRNSEAICRKSSEQSKAAERKSIYPYSSILKGNSSVRPQLTSSVSFCDAEVQSTRLQDTKLEDEELQAHYHTQVPFRGQASEPSQTIDRSGPLIKSLLRRSLSMDSPVPVFSPTLELKGLQNREHSVVKMASKTSEPETSAHNGNSNRTSPLVLRSKYPSRYDENTQVKGEYSVKDEPSSPLADPMDIIQITVGDALPVNLRDLQTDCEQDSRSDFNPFGKRKDRPDNRRYPFKKNKIFKEHTLSLDENVSDTVPQIADSDSNENSGEMPQNNIFKCWNCLKVFRSSAGLHRHVNMYHNPEKPYACDICHKRFHTNFKVWTHCQTQHGVLQNPASSSSSSVLDEKFQKKLIDIVREREIKKALLWKLKRNKQGLQSSALAKKRSRPSFICPYCGKVFVFQSQYRQHLRTHPAEKADEDMESESLLYQEQDENIQQQDADAGVYSCRLCHMKLSSLFEQGDHERGCRHATVCPYCGLRFSSPTVKTDHEAHCKYKKLTCLECMRTFKSSFSIWRHQVEVHNHNMMTVKDQIHLRQHSDEASEMLGEEQYADEPLAPGSSREVIAYSDSSGPPMYDSEDSSSYVPEDLSMAHHGKLVVKEEPFEEAVSEMENAESAKGGPEEPGVWPCEKCGNLFSSRKDLERHQELLCHIKPFICHICNKAFRTNFRLWSHFQSHMSTANEPGAKEIDRELSSLSPSPPATPQSADRPSPEAAVFKSTQAAPVAAAMAEESSSPEPCGSSASKAKRLELERQAGSPLSRSNSMENAGGPQDSDTLFYHAPSLSALTFKRQYMCKLCHRTFKTAFSLWSHEQSHSHV is encoded by the coding sequence ATGGAGAGCCTAGTGCATTACAGCAACCCCTCCCATGCCCTGTCAGTGTTGGGGGTTCTGAATGAGCAGCGCCTGCGAGGCCAGATGTGTGACGTAGTCCTGGTCGTGGCGGACCAGAGGTACCAGGCCCATAAAAGTGTTCTGGCCACCACCAGTGAGTATTTCCAGATCCTGTTCACACGGACGGACGCAGATTCTCTGAACGTTGTGAACTTGGACTTCTGTGAGCCCGACGCCTTCGAGATAGTTCTGAATTACATTTACTCCTCCTCACTATTTGTGGACAAAGGCAGCCTGGCAGCCATTCAAGAGCTGGGCTACAGCCTTGGAATCCCTTACCTCACCAACATCGTGTCAACAAGGCCCCATGCGTCCTACTGTGTGTCCAGAAAAAGGCTTTCGTTCTCAGAGGGCGATGAGATCGATGTCCAGACAAGGAGTGTCATTGTGCGTCGGGTCCGGAACGACACAACCCATCCCCCTCGCTCGAATTATGAGAGGAAAGCATCAGAGAGATCGTCTTCCCCTTTCTCGGCGAAAGAGTCCGCTATGCCGCCATCGGAATACAACGTGTATGAATCTCTCAGAAACTCTGAAGCCATCTGCAGGAAGTCATCTGAGCAGAGTAAAGCTGCCGAGAGGAAGTCCATCTATCCGTACAGCTCCATATTAAAAGGGAACTCATCCGTTCGGCCCCAGCTGACATCATCTGTGTCTTTCTGTGATGCGGAAGTGCAGTCCACCCGGCTGCAGGACACTAAATTGGAGGACGAGGAGCTGCAGGCTCACTATCACACCCAAGTGCCCTTCCGTGGTCAAGCCAGTGAGCCAAGCCAGACCATTGACAGGAGCGGGCCGCTCATTAAAAGCCTCCTCCGAAGATCGTTGTCCATGGACAGTCCCGTTCCGGTCTTCTCGCCCACGCTGGAGCTCAAGGGGCTGCAAAACCGCGAACACTCGGTTGTCAAAATGGCATCAAAAACATCTGAGCCAGAAACATCTGCTCACAATGGCAATTCAAATAGAACATCTCCCCTGGTTCTCAGGTCAAAGTACCCCAGCAGGTATGATGAAAATACTCAGGTAAAAGGAGAGTACAGTGTAAAAGATGAGCCCAGCAGTCCACTCGCTGATCCCATGGACATTATTCAAATCACAGTCGGAGATGCCTTGCCTGTCAATCTCAGAGACTTGCAAACGGATTGCGAGCAAGATTCAAGGTCAGACTTCAATCCCTTTGGGAAAAGAAAGGATAGGCCGGACAACCGAAGGTACCCGttcaagaagaacaaaatatttAAGGAACACACCCTCTCACTTGATGAGAATGTGTCAGACACAGTACCTCAGATCGCCGACAGCGATTCCAATGAAAACAGCGGGGAGATGCCCCAGAACAATATTTTCAAATGCTGGAACTGTTTGAAGGTGTTCAGGTCCAGCGCCGGACTACACCGCCATGTAAATATGTATCACAACCCCGAAAAGCCGTATGCTTGCGACATCTGCCATAAGCGCTTCCATACCAACTTCAAAGTGTGGACTCACTGCCAAACTCAACATGGTGTATTACAAAACCCAGCgtcgtcctccagctcctcggtGCTGGATGAGAAATTTCAGAAGAAACTGATAGATATCGTGCGAGAGCGGGAAATCAAGAAAGCCCTGCTTTGGAAGTTAAAGAGGAATAAGCAGGGTCTGCAATCTTCTGCACTCGCCAAGAAAAGATCAAGGCCCAGCTTCATATGTCCTTACTGTGGGAAGGTATTTGTGTTCCAGTCTCAGTACAGACAGCATTTAAGAACGCACCCGGCTGAAAAAGCTGACGAGGACATGGAGAGCGAGAGCCTCCTCTACCAGGAGCAGGATGAGAACATTCAACAGCAGGACGCAGACGCTGGCGTTTACTCCTGTCGACTCTGTCATATGAAGCTGTCGTCACTCTTCGAGCAGGGCGACCACGAGAGGGGCTGTCGACACGCAACGGTGTGCCCCTACTGCGGCCTCCGCTTCTCGAGTCCAACGGTCAAGACGGACCACGAGGCTCACTGTAAATACAAGAAACTGACGTGCCTGGAGTGCATGCGGACCTTCAAGTCCTCCTTCAGCATATGGCGCCACCAGGTGGAGGTCCACAACCACAACATGATGACGGTCAAAGACCAGATTCACCTGAGGCAGCACAGCGACGAGGCGTCTGAAATGCTCGGCGAGGAGCAGTACGCCGACGAgcctctggcccccgggagctCAAGAGAGGTCATCGCTTACAGCGACTCCTCGGGCCCGCCCATGTACGATTCTGAAGACTCCTCGTCCTATGTGCCTGAGGACCTGAGCATGGCCCACCATGGCAAGCTGGTGGTGAAAGAAGAGCCGTTTGAGGAGGCTGTGAGTGAGATGGAGAACGCCGAGTCAGCCAAAGGGGGGCCCGAGGAACCCGGCGTGTGGCCGTGCGAGAAATGCGGAAACCTCTTCAGCTCTCGCAAAGACCTGGAGCGACACCAGGAGCTGCTCTGCCACATCAAGCCCTTCATCTGTCACATCTGCAACAAAGCCTTCAGGACCAACTTCCGCCTTTGGAGCCACTTCCAGTCCCACATGTCGACTGCGAACGAGCCCGGAGCCAAAGAGATCGACAGGGAGCTGTCGTCCCTGTCGCCCTCCCCGCCCGCGACCCCTCAAAGCGCTGACCGCCCCTCCCCCGAGGCCGCCGTGTTCAAGTCCACCCAGGCGGCGCCGGTGGCTGCAGCGATGGCCGAGGAGTCCAGCAGCCCGGAGCCCTGCGGCTCGTCGGCGAGCAAGGCCAAGAGGCTGGAGCTCGAGCGGCAAGCCGGCAGCCCTCTGTCGAGGTCCAACAGCATGGAGAACGCAGGCGGCCCTCAGGATTCCGACACGCTCTTTTATCACGCGCCGTCTCTCTCGGCCCTGACCTTCAAGAGGCAGTACATGTGTAAACTCTGTCACAGGACCTTCAAGACGGCCTTTAGTCTCTGGAGCCACGAGCAGAGTCACAGCCACGTGTGA
- the atg101 gene encoding autophagy-related protein 101 — translation MNCRSEVLEVTVEARQVEEAMLALLHTILLHRSSGKFHYKKEGTYSIGTVGTLDIDCDFIDFTFVRVSSEELDRVIRKAVSEFKDALSSDGMGQISLEFYQKKKSRWPFSDECIPWEVWSIKVNMVNLANEQERQICREKVGEKLGEKVINVVEVINRHEYLPKMPTQSEVDNVFDTSLKDVQPYLYKITYQITDSLGTSVSTTMRRLIKDTLAL, via the exons ATGAATTGCCGCTCCGAGGTTCTCGAAGTAACGGTGGAGGCGAGGCAGGTGGAAGAAGCGATGCTGGCTTTGCTGCACACCATTTTACTGCATCGCAGCTCCGGGAAATTTCACTACAAAAAGGAGGGCACCTACTCCATAGGTACGGTGGGCACACTTGACATCGACTGCGACTTCATCGATTTCACGTTCGTCAGGGTGTCCtcggaggagctggacagagtGATCAGGAAAGCTGTGTCTGAATTCAAG GATGCGCTGAGCAGCGATGGCATGGGGCAAATCTCCCTGGAGTTTtaccagaagaagaagtctcGCTGGCCCTTCTCCGACGAGTGCATTCCCTGGGAGGTGTGGAGCATCAAGGTCAACATGGTCAACCTGGCCAACGAGCAGGAGAGGCAGATCTGCAGGGAGAAAGTGGGCGAGAAGCTCGGCGAGAAGGTGATCAACGTTGTGGAGGTCATAAACCGCCACGAGTACCTGCCAAAGATGCCCACCCAGTCTGAAGTGGACAACGTGTTTGACACCAGCCTCAAGGATGTCCAGCCCTACCTTTACAAGATCACATACCAGATCACAGACTCTCTGGGCACCTCTGTGAGCACGACCATGAGAAGGCTGATCAAAGACACCCTGGCACTGTGA